A section of the Castanea sativa cultivar Marrone di Chiusa Pesio chromosome 12, ASM4071231v1 genome encodes:
- the LOC142619784 gene encoding putative inactive receptor kinase At4g23740, translating into MNSKKALLFIFFFVSIFSHIAADLVEDTQALLDFFHNISHSHSLNWNEKTSVCKSWTGVTCNSNQSRVISVRLPGVGLQGPIPSNTLSRLSEIQFLSLRLNAISGPFPSDFSKLVNLNTLYLQYNKFSGPLPLDFSVWQNLSIIDLSDNGFNGTIPLSISNLTHLTYLNLSNNSLSGEIPDLNIPSLQQLNLANNSLTGSVPISLQRFPSSKFSGNNLTMENAPSPAFPVQPPSAQPSKKGIKLSEPAILGIVIAGCVLLFVVAAVFMMLCCANGSKDGVQGKEKRKEVSLKKGASEKQDKSEKIVFFEGTNLAFDLEDLLRASAEVLGKGTFGTTYKAALEDAGTVVVKRLKEVSVGKREFEQQMEVIGSIRHENVAALRAYYYSKEEKLVVYDYYDQGSVSAMLHGKRGEEGRIPLDWETRLRIAIGAARGIAYVHTQSGGNKLVHGNLKASNIFLNTQRYGCVSDVGLIALMNPMPAPMRAAGYRAPEVTDTRKATQASDVYSFGVLLLELLTGKSPIQTTGGHEVVHLVRWVNSVVREEWTAEVFDIELLRYPNIEEEMVEMLQIGMTCVARMPEDRPKMPDVVKLVEEVRRVNTGSRPSAELRPEFTNPTPIAADIGAATAIASSSATL; encoded by the exons ATGAACAGCAAAAAGGCCCTcttgttcattttcttttttgtgtcaATTTTCTCACACATTGCTGCTGACCTAGTTGAAGATACACAAGCATTGCTTGATTTCTTTCACAAtatctcacactctcactctctcaattGGAATGAGAAAACTTCTGTGTGCAAAAGCTGGACAGGAGTGACCTGTAACAGTAATCAGTCCAGAGTCATATCCGTCCGATTGCCTGGAGTTGGTTTACAGGGTCCAATTCCATCCAACACACTCAGTCGTTTATCAGAAATTCAGTTTCTAAGTCTCAGATTGAATGCTATATCAGGTCCTTTCCCCTCTGATTTCTCCAAGCTTGTAAACTTGAACACCCTTTATCTTCAATATAACAAGTTCTCCGGCCCATTGCCTTTGGATTTCTCAGTTTGGCAGAATCTTTCAATCATTGATTTATCAGACAATGGCTTTAATGGGACTATCCCtttatcaatttcaaatttgactCACCTCACATATTTGAATCTTTCTAACAACTCTCTTTCGGGTGAAATTCCTGATCTCAATATTCCTAGTTTGCAACAGCTAAATTTGGCCAACAATAGTCTTACTGGAAGCGTGCCAATATCCCTTCAGAGATTTCCAAGTTCCAAGTTTTCCGGTAACAATCTTACAATGGAAAATGCTCCTTCTCCTGCTTTTCCGGTTCAACCACCTAGTGCTCAACCATCAAAGAAAGGCATAAAACTTAGTGAACCTGCAATATTGGGTATAGTCATCGCTGGTTGTGTTCTGCTGTTTGTGGTTGCTGCTGTTTTTATGATGCTTTGCTGTGCAAATGGAAGTAAAGATGGGGTTCaagggaaagagaaaaggaaagaagtCTCTTTAAAGAAAGGTGCTTCTGAGAAACAAGATAAAAGTGAGAAGATAGTCTTTTTTGAGGGGACTAATCTTGCATTTGATTTGGAGGACTTGCTGAGAGCATCTGCTGAGGTGCTTGGCAAGGGAACATTTGGGACAACATATAAGGCAGCTCTGGAGGATGCAGGTACTGTGGTGGTGAAGAGGCTTAAAGAAGTGAGTGTGGGGAAACGTGAGTTTGAGCAGCAGATGGAGGTGATTGGAAGTATTAGGCACGAAAATGTAGCTGCATTAAGGGCATATTACTATTCCAAGGAAGAGAAGCTTGTGGTGTATGATTACTATGACCAAGGGAGCGTGTCTGCAATGTTACATG GTAAAAGAGGAGAGGAGGGCCGGATTCCATTAGACTGGGAGACTCGGCTAAGAATTGCAATTGGTGCAGCAAGAGGCATTGCTTATGTCCACACACAAAGTGGTGGGAACAAACTTGTCCATGGAAATCTAAAAGCCTCTAACATTTTCCTCAACACCCAAAGATATGGTTGTGTATCTGATGTGGGTCTAATAGCATTGATGAATCCAATGCCAGCACCAATGAGGGCTGCAGGATACCGAGCCCCAGAAGTCACAGACACCCGGAAGGCAACCCAAGCATCTGATGTGTACAGCTTTGGGGTCTTGTTGCTTGAGCTCCTCACTGGAAAGTCACCTATACAAACCACAGGTGGTCATGAAGTTGTTCACTTGGTCAGGTGGGTGAATTCTGTGGTTAGGGAGGAGTGGACAGCAGAAGTGTTTGATATAGAACTTTTGAGGTATCCTAATATAGAGGAAGAAATGGTGGAGATGTTACAAATTGGGATGACTTGTGTTGCAAGAATGCCAGAGGACAGACCAAAAATGCCGGATGTTGTGAAACTGGTAGAAGAAGTTCGTCGAGTGAATACAGGAAGTCGACCATCAGCTGAGCTTCGACCAGAGTTTACAAACCCCACACCTATTGCAGCTGATATAGGAGCAGCCACTGCCATAGCATCTTCCTCCGCGACACTTTGA